One window of Rhodopirellula bahusiensis genomic DNA carries:
- a CDS encoding REP-associated tyrosine transposase, translated as MSNYHRMYLPGGTFFFTLVTYNRQPIFQSSMARSCLRQVIQQQLDSYPFNLFAICLLPDHLHCVWMLPRGDSDYSARWQAIKRGFTRRYLDLGGQACSVTDSQRREGRSGIWQPRFWEHTVRDEQDLERCVDYIHWNPRKHGLVRRVRDYPFSSFHRFVREGQYEPDWGGLEPDLSAGNQNDWGEP; from the coding sequence ATGTCAAATTACCATCGGATGTACCTGCCAGGTGGGACGTTCTTCTTCACCTTGGTTACCTACAACCGCCAACCAATATTCCAATCGTCGATGGCGAGATCCTGTTTGCGGCAGGTGATCCAGCAACAGCTAGATTCCTATCCATTCAACTTGTTCGCGATCTGCTTGTTGCCGGACCATTTGCATTGCGTGTGGATGCTACCGCGAGGCGATTCGGATTATTCGGCCCGCTGGCAGGCGATCAAGCGTGGCTTTACCCGGCGGTATCTCGACCTCGGCGGTCAAGCTTGTTCCGTGACTGATTCCCAGCGGCGCGAAGGGCGGAGCGGAATATGGCAGCCTCGTTTTTGGGAACACACCGTTCGAGACGAACAGGATTTGGAGCGTTGTGTCGACTACATCCATTGGAATCCCCGCAAGCACGGTTTGGTGCGAAGAGTGCGAGACTACCCGTTTTCAAGCTTCCACCGATTTGTCCGCGAGGGGCAGTACGAGCCCGATTGGGGCGGCTTGGAACCCGATTTGTCGGCGGGCAATCAGAATGACTGGGGAGAACCGTGA
- a CDS encoding family 16 glycoside hydrolase, translated as MKSRLCTILAASAVLLSAAFATDQASAESKPLNVLLIDGQNNHKWQETTPLIQATLESGDFAKVTVATAPGKGEDKAGFAPKFTDYDVVVSNYNGEAWSSETEKAFETYVSEGGGFVTVHAADNSFPKWDAYNQMIGVGGWGGRNEKDGPYVRWKEDQKKFTRDMSKGGGGQHGKRVPFMMVVRDASHPITAGLPKSFLQVADELYGKLRGPAENMDVLATAYSNPATGGTGEHEPILMTIQYGEGRVFHTTLGHDVPAMKGLAFQTSLRRGTEWAATGNVTLAAVAADKMGSDEAATGDPAKASEVESGAKASPSSNVNFDAAPDLKADGWKPLFDGKSLDGWNRKNGTAKYRVEDGTIVGTTSEGSPNSFLCSDENYGNFELTFEVNVDTGLNSGVQIRSQSREKGGRVFGPQVEIESAPGEAGYIYSEATGRGWITKEQPIKDAYKNDQFNRYLVRAHGNRIQVWIGDQKISDIQDPESSTNGFLGLQVHGIKAGTGPYEVSWRDIQIRDLN; from the coding sequence ATGAAATCTCGACTTTGCACCATTCTTGCCGCTTCCGCGGTACTCCTCTCCGCCGCGTTTGCGACCGACCAAGCCTCCGCCGAATCCAAGCCACTGAACGTGTTGCTGATCGACGGCCAAAACAACCACAAGTGGCAAGAAACCACGCCACTGATCCAGGCCACTCTTGAATCAGGCGATTTCGCCAAAGTCACGGTCGCAACCGCGCCTGGCAAAGGTGAAGACAAAGCCGGCTTTGCACCCAAATTCACCGATTACGACGTCGTGGTTTCCAACTACAACGGTGAAGCATGGTCGAGCGAAACCGAAAAGGCTTTCGAGACCTACGTCAGCGAGGGCGGTGGTTTCGTGACCGTTCATGCAGCGGACAACTCGTTCCCAAAATGGGATGCCTACAACCAAATGATCGGCGTCGGCGGCTGGGGCGGACGCAATGAAAAAGACGGACCCTACGTTCGCTGGAAAGAAGACCAAAAGAAATTCACTCGCGACATGTCCAAAGGTGGCGGCGGACAACACGGCAAACGCGTGCCCTTCATGATGGTCGTTCGCGATGCCTCGCACCCGATCACCGCTGGTTTGCCGAAGTCGTTCCTTCAAGTCGCTGACGAATTGTATGGAAAACTTCGTGGCCCCGCCGAGAACATGGACGTGTTGGCGACCGCTTACAGCAACCCGGCAACTGGCGGAACCGGCGAACACGAACCCATCTTGATGACCATCCAGTACGGCGAAGGCCGTGTCTTTCACACCACCCTCGGGCACGACGTTCCCGCGATGAAGGGACTCGCGTTCCAAACGTCGCTCCGTCGAGGAACTGAATGGGCCGCGACTGGAAACGTAACTCTGGCTGCTGTTGCTGCTGACAAGATGGGCAGCGACGAAGCCGCGACCGGTGACCCCGCCAAAGCTTCCGAAGTCGAAAGCGGCGCGAAAGCTTCGCCATCAAGCAACGTCAATTTTGACGCGGCACCAGACTTGAAAGCCGATGGATGGAAACCGCTTTTCGACGGAAAGAGCTTGGATGGATGGAACCGCAAGAATGGCACCGCGAAGTACCGAGTCGAAGACGGCACGATCGTTGGAACGACATCGGAAGGCAGCCCCAACTCGTTCCTTTGCAGCGACGAAAACTACGGCAACTTCGAACTGACCTTCGAAGTCAACGTGGACACGGGTCTCAACAGCGGCGTTCAAATCCGCTCGCAATCTCGCGAAAAGGGCGGGCGAGTCTTCGGCCCACAGGTCGAGATCGAATCGGCTCCGGGTGAAGCTGGCTACATCTACTCCGAAGCCACCGGCCGCGGCTGGATCACCAAAGAACAACCGATCAAGGATGCGTACAAGAACGACCAGTTCAATCGTTACTTGGTACGAGCCCACGGCAACCGAATTCAGGTTTGGATCGGCGATCAAAAGATCAGCGACATCCAAGACCCAGAATCATCCACCAACGGATTCCTCGGCCTGCAAGTCCACGGCATCAAAGCCGGCACCGGCCCCTACGAAGTCAGCTGGCGCGACATCCAAATCCGCGACCTGAACTAG
- the hemB gene encoding porphobilinogen synthase has translation MLVLSRFSGSPAPRAAFPATRLRRVRATDWSRRLVRETTLSVDDLIWPLFVMDGSGEQPVGSLPGVNRLGETDIVATAKRAVDLGIPAIALFPATDPKLKTEDAAEAFNPDNLVCRVTRQIKDAVGDSLGVILDVALDPYSSHGQDGLVRDGQVINDETVDVLCQQAIVQAAAGCDIIAPSDMMDGRIGAIRTALDEAGHSGVQIMSYAAKYASAFYGPFRDAVGSAASLGAADKKTYQQSPAQSDEAIAEVALDIAEGADSVMVKPGMPYLDIVARVKETFGVPTFAYQVSGEYAMLRGAADAGWLNGDAVILESLLSFKRAGADGVLTYFAADAAELLHRV, from the coding sequence GTGCTCGTTTTGTCCCGATTTTCAGGCTCTCCCGCTCCACGTGCCGCCTTTCCCGCCACCCGGCTTCGCCGCGTTCGAGCGACCGACTGGTCACGCCGCCTCGTCCGTGAGACGACTTTGTCGGTGGACGATCTGATTTGGCCGCTGTTCGTGATGGATGGTTCGGGCGAGCAGCCGGTCGGATCGTTGCCCGGGGTGAACCGGCTGGGAGAGACAGATATCGTTGCGACCGCCAAACGAGCGGTGGACTTGGGCATTCCCGCGATCGCGTTGTTCCCGGCGACAGATCCGAAGCTGAAAACGGAAGACGCGGCCGAAGCGTTCAACCCGGACAACTTGGTTTGCCGAGTCACCCGCCAAATCAAAGACGCGGTGGGCGATTCGCTGGGGGTCATTCTTGATGTGGCTTTGGATCCCTACAGCAGCCACGGTCAGGACGGCTTGGTTCGCGATGGACAAGTCATCAACGATGAAACGGTGGACGTGTTGTGTCAGCAAGCGATCGTACAAGCCGCGGCGGGATGCGACATCATCGCCCCGAGTGACATGATGGACGGACGCATCGGAGCGATCCGGACGGCGTTGGACGAGGCCGGGCATTCCGGTGTCCAGATCATGTCCTACGCCGCCAAGTATGCGAGCGCTTTCTATGGACCGTTTCGTGATGCGGTCGGGTCGGCGGCCAGCCTCGGGGCAGCGGACAAGAAGACTTACCAGCAATCACCTGCTCAATCGGACGAAGCGATCGCGGAAGTCGCGTTGGACATCGCGGAAGGTGCCGACAGTGTGATGGTCAAACCGGGGATGCCGTACCTGGACATCGTCGCTCGCGTGAAGGAAACCTTCGGCGTGCCAACGTTTGCCTATCAAGTCAGCGGCGAATACGCGATGCTGCGTGGAGCAGCTGATGCGGGCTGGCTGAACGGCGACGCTGTGATCTTGGAAAGCTTGCTTTCATTCAAGCGTGCTGGCGCCGATGGTGTGCTGACGTACTTTGCGGCCGACGCGGCGGAATTGTTGCACCGCGTTTGA
- a CDS encoding class I SAM-dependent methyltransferase, giving the protein MADSLSFAWHWEDTLIAGQERPLAVASDPDAMLIEACERQDAGEEGVIDPFWATTWRAASGLDRFLDRVPIHNQDVLEVGCGTGHAGIAALLRGARVTLTDGVEDPLQLVRLSLSRLGLHADVQVFRLGEGSLAPKKFPFILGSDVTYLRTLWPELLQSADEHLTEDGQLILSDPQRLIATEFSQWVKDKPWSYTEHTVEMDDDPEHPIRIMVLTQSS; this is encoded by the coding sequence ATGGCCGATTCGCTTTCATTCGCCTGGCACTGGGAAGACACGCTGATCGCCGGACAAGAACGACCGTTGGCGGTTGCTTCCGATCCCGACGCGATGTTGATCGAGGCTTGCGAGCGTCAAGACGCTGGCGAAGAAGGCGTGATCGATCCGTTTTGGGCGACGACTTGGCGGGCGGCTTCGGGGCTGGATCGTTTTTTGGATCGAGTTCCCATTCACAATCAAGACGTGTTGGAAGTTGGTTGCGGGACCGGGCATGCTGGGATCGCGGCCTTGCTGCGTGGGGCTCGCGTGACGTTGACGGATGGCGTCGAGGACCCGCTGCAATTGGTGCGGCTCAGTTTGTCTCGATTGGGGCTGCACGCTGACGTGCAAGTCTTCCGGTTGGGCGAGGGTTCACTCGCGCCGAAGAAGTTTCCGTTCATTCTGGGCAGCGATGTCACCTATCTGAGAACGCTGTGGCCGGAGTTGTTGCAGTCCGCCGACGAGCATCTGACCGAGGATGGACAATTGATCTTGAGCGACCCTCAACGATTAATCGCGACGGAGTTTTCCCAGTGGGTCAAGGACAAACCTTGGAGCTACACCGAACACACGGTGGAGATGGATGATGATCCGGAGCATCCCATTCGCATCATGGTTTTGACGCAGAGTTCATAA
- a CDS encoding GntR family transcriptional regulator, producing MFFTVDPSNGVAIYSQIVRQVKFAVAEQTLRPGQLLPSVRQLSQQLAVNPNTVARAFQDLQSEGVIETLRGRGVVVCKGAVERCRKQRQSLLAERLSAVLTEALQAGLSAKEVRKLVDEQLRTLDGTIEAIAELQ from the coding sequence ATGTTTTTTACAGTCGACCCTTCCAACGGCGTGGCGATCTATTCCCAGATCGTTCGCCAAGTGAAATTCGCTGTCGCGGAGCAAACGTTGCGTCCGGGGCAGCTTCTTCCCAGCGTTCGGCAACTCAGCCAGCAGTTGGCGGTCAATCCGAACACGGTGGCGCGAGCCTTCCAGGACCTGCAATCCGAGGGCGTGATCGAAACGCTCCGCGGTCGCGGGGTCGTAGTCTGCAAAGGCGCCGTCGAGCGTTGTCGCAAACAGCGGCAGTCGCTTCTTGCGGAACGCCTTTCCGCGGTATTGACCGAAGCTCTGCAAGCGGGGCTGTCAGCCAAAGAGGTCCGCAAGCTCGTCGATGAGCAACTGCGGACACTCGACGGAACCATTGAAGCGATTGCCGAGTTGCAATGA
- a CDS encoding ABC transporter ATP-binding protein, with translation MNPVISTDQLTMRFRGCDALLGVDLTIQPGTVFALLGENGAGKTTLIRILTGFQKPTSGSASVCDFDPLKQPLEVRRRVGYVSDNPALYDWMTVGQIGWFTASFYPDGFYDAYRESIAKYEIPEDRKIRVLSKGQRAKIALSLALAHDPELLILDEPTSGLDPMVRREFLESMIGRAASGRTVFLSSHQINEVERVADTIGILHNGKLQACEPLNDLKGSMTELTVSLDDPLVQVPTLPEPAETLLEENQGRQRRVLVRNFDPSMISFIESASGVVGVRDRTMTLEEIFIAHTRKGFAGPPGPPPELSRGPIESPKPPAGDGGRESEVVTTGEQS, from the coding sequence ATGAACCCCGTCATCTCGACCGATCAACTGACCATGCGTTTTCGAGGCTGCGACGCCTTGCTGGGCGTGGATCTGACCATCCAACCCGGGACCGTGTTCGCTCTGCTGGGCGAAAACGGAGCCGGCAAAACCACGCTGATCCGAATCCTCACCGGGTTCCAAAAACCGACGTCAGGATCCGCGTCCGTCTGCGACTTCGACCCGCTGAAGCAACCGTTGGAAGTCCGTCGCCGGGTCGGTTACGTCTCCGACAACCCGGCACTGTATGACTGGATGACGGTCGGGCAAATCGGTTGGTTCACGGCTTCGTTTTATCCCGATGGCTTCTACGACGCCTACCGTGAATCGATCGCGAAGTATGAGATTCCCGAGGACCGAAAGATTCGCGTGCTCAGCAAAGGGCAACGTGCCAAGATCGCTTTGTCGCTTGCTCTGGCGCACGACCCAGAATTGCTAATCTTGGACGAGCCAACGTCTGGCCTGGATCCAATGGTTCGTCGTGAGTTCCTGGAAAGCATGATTGGCCGAGCTGCATCGGGCCGAACCGTGTTTCTGTCCAGTCACCAGATCAACGAAGTCGAACGGGTCGCTGACACGATCGGGATTCTGCACAACGGCAAGCTCCAAGCCTGCGAACCACTGAACGATCTGAAAGGCTCGATGACGGAGCTGACCGTTTCACTGGACGATCCGCTGGTCCAAGTCCCGACGTTGCCCGAGCCAGCCGAAACGTTGCTGGAAGAGAACCAAGGTCGACAGCGGCGAGTTCTGGTCCGCAACTTCGATCCGTCGATGATTTCCTTCATCGAGTCCGCTTCTGGCGTTGTCGGCGTGCGAGATCGAACAATGACGTTGGAAGAAATCTTCATCGCTCACACGCGAAAAGGTTTCGCTGGCCCGCCCGGACCGCCGCCTGAATTGTCTCGCGGACCGATCGAGTCGCCGAAACCACCAGCGGGTGACGGCGGACGTGAATCCGAAGTGGTCACCACGGGAGAACAGTCATGA
- a CDS encoding ABC transporter permease, whose product MNETRLWQGLLWKEAKQVIPLIGMLLGVSALLFIVWAATSRQLNVTLQATGDIVPLIMPALFAAGAGAILISHEKETRSLNWLASLPIPVRPIVMTKFIVALVGLMLMWLGCWLLGILAGLDGGNGGPLTELKQIHPAFWFLHSVYVLLCGFYTAWRNKNAFPALVWIVPLALLPFLVVEIWHAMPFVGSSQYADVPQKTWVMGIVTALAIPIAGWFAYRAGRRELQADEPERLLGRDGLHSADAWRPPENSAPSELPFRNSLTSLVWQAIHSSRWMSIGLSAPLLAGALAWLVLTNHIGDISSWSMVAIQVSIGLALLAVSWLGVAVFTGDGSSGRLKFLADRGVSPHRAWVGRHWFGVSLLCGISLLILVVQAILGTPLSPDAYDRPAVPEVSLLTILAVFAVVYGVSQWTSQLVPMLAASAFLAPVLSLVALAMLINAGVGNGVRLGWLLLIAVLPFAATWWTMQDFMDGRRGVKYWAVMVGGAVLFMFAPSVPSTIAKARLPSMPEDRVAELLPEARELASRTRFNAIPMRQGDLELRDELWSPAGEIDGELAVDRFQQRNFMSADTWMVIGDQDENPLRADWWNVQNGFEAASLAKIRWKQDPDDIKKEQLAAFVDRLTMIAKRLRLSIRWYDQEVADQVEIWLVNNLSDEALTPLRSEEFFQNALTQVGDFEGRQAARRRALLISWYRDRETSSLLQGTLFGISAMEDWFERVPIGWRNSIMKQGFGAVVDRCLNLLDKGQSGSDLESDFRALHDLLGRPGGDFETSPFADNVNRKGKAWVGTWTPAYQGYIAASWFEPWEYKGQEMLEMDRDEAGVENESTIESNDPSEEGVQ is encoded by the coding sequence ATGAACGAAACTCGTCTATGGCAGGGCCTGCTGTGGAAAGAGGCCAAGCAGGTCATCCCGCTGATCGGGATGTTGTTAGGAGTCTCGGCCTTATTGTTCATCGTGTGGGCAGCCACTTCGCGGCAATTGAATGTGACGCTGCAAGCCACCGGGGACATTGTTCCGCTGATCATGCCAGCGTTGTTCGCGGCCGGTGCGGGGGCGATCCTGATCAGCCACGAAAAGGAAACTCGTTCGTTGAACTGGCTGGCGTCTCTTCCGATTCCAGTTCGTCCGATCGTGATGACCAAATTCATCGTCGCACTCGTTGGGTTGATGCTGATGTGGCTCGGATGTTGGCTGCTCGGAATCTTGGCCGGATTGGATGGTGGCAACGGTGGACCGCTGACTGAATTGAAGCAGATTCACCCCGCCTTTTGGTTTCTGCATTCGGTCTATGTCTTGCTCTGTGGGTTTTACACCGCATGGAGAAACAAGAATGCCTTTCCCGCCCTGGTCTGGATCGTTCCACTGGCGTTGCTGCCCTTTCTGGTGGTGGAAATTTGGCATGCGATGCCTTTTGTCGGGAGCTCGCAATACGCGGATGTGCCTCAGAAGACTTGGGTGATGGGAATCGTGACGGCTTTGGCGATTCCCATCGCGGGATGGTTTGCGTATCGAGCAGGCCGGAGAGAGCTGCAGGCCGATGAACCGGAACGATTGCTCGGCCGTGACGGGTTGCATTCTGCCGATGCCTGGCGTCCACCGGAAAATTCGGCACCAAGCGAGTTGCCGTTTCGAAATTCGTTGACTTCGTTGGTTTGGCAGGCCATTCACAGTTCGCGTTGGATGTCGATTGGCTTGAGCGCGCCTCTACTTGCCGGTGCTTTGGCTTGGTTGGTGCTGACCAATCACATCGGTGACATTTCCAGCTGGTCGATGGTCGCGATTCAGGTATCAATTGGATTGGCGTTGCTGGCCGTGTCCTGGTTGGGCGTTGCGGTATTTACGGGAGACGGTTCCTCCGGGCGATTGAAGTTTCTGGCCGATCGCGGCGTGTCGCCTCATCGTGCGTGGGTTGGCCGTCACTGGTTTGGCGTCAGTCTGCTATGCGGGATTTCTTTGTTGATCCTTGTGGTTCAGGCCATCCTGGGAACACCACTCAGTCCGGATGCATACGATCGACCCGCTGTGCCGGAGGTTTCTCTGCTGACGATTTTGGCTGTGTTCGCGGTCGTGTATGGCGTGTCTCAGTGGACCAGCCAATTGGTACCGATGCTTGCAGCGTCCGCTTTCTTGGCTCCGGTGCTCTCGCTGGTCGCATTGGCGATGCTGATCAACGCGGGCGTGGGCAACGGGGTTCGACTGGGATGGTTGCTGCTCATTGCCGTGCTTCCGTTCGCTGCGACGTGGTGGACGATGCAAGACTTCATGGACGGCCGGCGTGGGGTGAAGTATTGGGCGGTGATGGTTGGCGGTGCGGTCTTGTTTATGTTCGCACCAAGTGTGCCATCGACCATTGCGAAAGCTCGCCTTCCATCGATGCCGGAAGATCGGGTCGCGGAGTTGTTGCCTGAAGCACGCGAACTGGCCTCCCGAACGCGTTTCAACGCGATTCCGATGCGACAAGGAGACCTTGAGCTTCGAGACGAGCTTTGGAGTCCAGCCGGCGAGATCGATGGTGAATTGGCGGTGGATCGTTTTCAGCAACGCAACTTCATGTCAGCTGATACATGGATGGTGATTGGGGATCAGGACGAGAATCCCCTGCGAGCTGATTGGTGGAATGTGCAAAATGGTTTCGAAGCCGCTTCGCTTGCGAAGATTCGATGGAAGCAAGATCCGGATGATATTAAGAAGGAACAGTTGGCCGCGTTTGTTGATCGTCTGACGATGATCGCCAAACGTTTGAGATTGAGCATTCGTTGGTACGACCAAGAGGTGGCGGATCAAGTCGAAATTTGGCTTGTCAACAACCTATCGGATGAGGCCCTCACTCCATTGCGATCAGAGGAATTTTTCCAAAACGCGTTGACGCAGGTCGGAGACTTCGAGGGCCGGCAAGCGGCACGTCGACGAGCTCTTTTGATCAGTTGGTACCGGGATCGAGAAACATCCAGCCTTCTTCAGGGGACACTGTTCGGAATCAGCGCCATGGAGGACTGGTTTGAACGAGTGCCCATAGGATGGAGAAACTCCATCATGAAGCAAGGATTCGGTGCGGTTGTCGATCGATGTCTCAACTTGCTGGACAAAGGCCAGTCCGGTAGCGATTTGGAATCCGACTTTCGAGCCCTGCACGATTTACTTGGCAGACCAGGTGGCGATTTCGAAACGAGCCCTTTTGCTGACAACGTGAATCGAAAAGGAAAGGCTTGGGTGGGCACATGGACTCCCGCTTACCAGGGTTACATTGCGGCAAGCTGGTTCGAGCCCTGGGAGTACAAAGGGCAGGAAATGCTTGAAATGGACCGTGACGAGGCCGGAGTGGAAAACGAATCGACCATTGAATCCAATGACCCGTCTGAGGAGGGAGTCCAATGA